In a genomic window of Sporosarcina trichiuri:
- a CDS encoding bifunctional metallophosphatase/5'-nucleotidase, with the protein MIGITQKTETIHIYHTNDVHSHFDNWPGIHEYLLQQRKQHELAGESVFVFDLGDFVDRSHPFTEATHGKGNTELLNRARYDAVTIGNNEGITLPPEDLAHLYDDAAFDVIVANLSEAGGRPLEWAVPYEQYETAQGTSVAVIAATAVYEAFYGKLGWAVSEPLPILKTLAEQLKETSDVVICLSHLGIHEDRKLAAETGDIDVILGAHTHHLFLRGEWEGTTLLAATGKYGQYVGHMCITLEAGQITDRAAAVIPAEQLDAPPAAERAFGLFLQAGEELLDETVFKSPCPLSQNLSGPSGLSDFFGRALLAYTGADCALFNAGLFLGSLPEGDVTLRDLHRVLPHPINACVMTVTGRALLEYWIISDDPSWIRTEVRGLGFRGTMMGAMIQTRLSMEDGLLYIGSERVRMDGTYKLATLDMFTFGFFYPDMKSEKIDYLVPELIRDIAGWYGRQLGN; encoded by the coding sequence ATGATCGGCATTACACAGAAAACGGAAACGATCCATATCTATCATACGAATGATGTACACAGCCATTTTGACAACTGGCCGGGCATCCACGAGTATCTGCTCCAGCAGCGCAAACAGCATGAGCTGGCTGGAGAATCGGTCTTCGTGTTCGATCTCGGGGACTTCGTGGACCGCTCGCACCCTTTCACGGAAGCGACACATGGGAAAGGGAATACCGAATTGCTGAACCGGGCCCGCTACGATGCGGTTACGATCGGCAACAATGAAGGGATCACACTGCCTCCGGAAGATCTTGCACATCTGTACGATGACGCGGCGTTCGATGTCATCGTCGCAAACCTGTCGGAAGCGGGCGGCCGTCCGCTGGAGTGGGCAGTCCCTTATGAACAATACGAGACAGCACAGGGCACTTCAGTTGCCGTCATTGCAGCGACAGCGGTCTATGAAGCCTTCTACGGGAAGCTCGGCTGGGCTGTCAGTGAGCCACTGCCCATCCTGAAGACACTCGCGGAACAGCTGAAAGAAACATCCGATGTGGTCATCTGCCTGTCCCATCTGGGGATCCATGAAGACAGAAAACTTGCAGCGGAGACGGGGGACATCGATGTCATCCTCGGTGCACACACTCATCACCTGTTCCTGCGCGGTGAATGGGAAGGAACTACCCTTCTCGCCGCCACCGGCAAATACGGGCAGTATGTCGGCCATATGTGCATCACGCTGGAAGCCGGACAAATCACGGACAGGGCAGCTGCCGTCATACCGGCTGAACAGCTGGATGCTCCGCCGGCAGCGGAGCGGGCGTTCGGACTTTTCCTGCAGGCGGGTGAGGAACTGCTTGATGAAACTGTGTTCAAGTCCCCGTGTCCGCTCAGCCAGAATCTGTCGGGTCCGAGCGGCCTGTCGGATTTCTTCGGAAGGGCGCTGCTGGCGTATACAGGTGCGGACTGCGCACTATTCAATGCCGGTCTGTTTCTCGGGAGCCTGCCGGAAGGGGATGTGACGCTGCGCGATCTGCACCGCGTTCTGCCGCATCCCATCAATGCCTGTGTCATGACGGTGACCGGCCGGGCACTGCTCGAGTATTGGATCATTTCGGATGATCCTTCATGGATCCGTACGGAAGTGAGAGGGCTCGGCTTCCGGGGCACGATGATGGGGGCCATGATCCAGACCCGGCTTTCAATGGAAGACGGCCTGCTGTACATAGGGAGCGAGCGTGTCCGGATGGATGGGACCTATAAGCTGGCCACCCTGGACATGTTCACATTCGGCTTCTTCTACCCGGACATGAAGTCCGAAAAGATCGATTATCTCGTCCCTGAACTGATCCGGGATATCGCCGGCTGGTATGGCAGGCAGCTTGGAAACTGA
- the yunB gene encoding sporulation protein YunB: MRFHTQVPKRKKSKGRWLKILLPSLVVAIVFSFYYLNAKLTPVYMKYAEVQTRKIAAHVISQAIQSRSDSVLDVNDVLINIPNDSKETVTMKVDAETISQIMAEIHELVEEHLDRAESGDLAMLPDGEGIDFDTEEMEKHGGVVFFVPIGQVAGIPLLGNLGPKIPIRFHIIGDVHGNIDTKITEYGINNVYMEVNIILEVNVEIIIPVATKQSTVEHSFPVAIGIIQGVVPQIYTKGGQSPANIEVPMGDTNAP; this comes from the coding sequence TTGAGATTCCATACGCAAGTTCCGAAGCGGAAGAAATCGAAAGGCAGATGGCTCAAAATCCTCCTGCCGTCGTTAGTGGTGGCGATCGTCTTCAGTTTCTATTATCTGAATGCCAAACTGACACCCGTCTACATGAAATATGCTGAGGTGCAGACACGTAAAATAGCGGCGCACGTCATCAGCCAGGCGATCCAATCCAGGTCGGACAGTGTCCTGGATGTCAATGATGTGCTCATCAATATCCCGAACGATTCAAAAGAGACCGTGACGATGAAAGTCGATGCCGAGACGATCAGTCAGATCATGGCGGAGATCCATGAGCTTGTGGAGGAGCATCTGGACCGGGCGGAATCCGGAGATCTGGCAATGCTGCCGGACGGGGAAGGGATCGACTTTGACACTGAGGAAATGGAGAAACACGGCGGGGTCGTCTTTTTCGTGCCGATCGGGCAGGTGGCGGGCATTCCGCTGCTCGGTAATCTTGGCCCGAAAATACCGATCCGTTTCCATATCATCGGTGATGTCCATGGCAATATCGATACGAAAATCACGGAATACGGCATTAACAACGTGTATATGGAAGTGAACATAATCCTGGAAGTCAATGTTGAAATCATCATCCCGGTGGCGACAAAACAGAGTACTGTCGAGCATTCCTTCCCAGTGGCGATCGGCATCATCCAGGGAGTCGTACCTCAAATCTACACGAAGGGGGGACAGAGTCCGGCTAATATCGAAGTGCCGATGGGCGACACGAATGCTCCGTAA
- a CDS encoding Na+/H+ antiporter NhaC family protein: MIGTWLSILPPVIAIVMVLTTKRVLLSLSAGILSAALLVASFAPGETAMQLGKALAVSFWDDGALNTYNIYIMVFILFLGVITALVSLSGGSRAFAEWAVKRIRTRRSAKLLTVAVGIAIFVDDYFNALAVGQIARPITDRHQISRAKLAYFIDSTSAPVCVISPVSSWGAFLIGQLTLILATTTAVNYSPLGAFLLMAPMNFYALATLAMVFFFAWTNVDFFTMKKHERRAEETGQLFDPEKEIPGQLKDEFPEHAHGHVRDLVAPIVTLVAVTLTAMIVTGFRIGGELNLWTIFENTDVPLSLVFGGAAGILAAIILYAAQFKVNETASAGLIGRAFVSGVKAMLPAVLILILAWSLTHLIDLLETGLFLSEAVSKSNIPVGFLPVVLFVLAGLMAFSTGTSWGSFGILLPIAGTIMVNAAPELLLPALSAVLAGAVFGDHCSPISDTTILSSTGAGSNHIDHVATQLPYALVAAGIATGGYIVLGLTGSIWIGLIAVVIILAVLFTFWTMRSRQNAVAPAAE, from the coding sequence ATGATCGGTACTTGGCTTTCGATTCTGCCGCCCGTAATTGCGATTGTCATGGTGTTGACAACGAAGCGGGTCCTGCTGTCACTGAGCGCAGGAATTTTGTCGGCTGCGCTGCTCGTCGCATCGTTCGCACCGGGGGAAACGGCTATGCAGCTCGGAAAAGCACTGGCTGTCTCCTTCTGGGACGATGGCGCACTTAATACGTACAATATTTACATCATGGTGTTCATCCTCTTTCTCGGCGTCATCACCGCGCTCGTCAGCCTGTCAGGCGGCAGCCGGGCATTTGCCGAATGGGCTGTGAAACGCATCCGGACGCGGCGGAGTGCGAAACTGCTGACAGTCGCTGTCGGGATCGCCATCTTCGTGGATGACTACTTCAACGCACTGGCAGTCGGGCAGATTGCACGGCCGATCACCGACCGCCATCAGATTTCACGCGCAAAACTCGCATACTTCATCGACTCGACATCCGCCCCGGTCTGCGTCATTTCCCCGGTTTCGAGCTGGGGGGCATTCCTGATCGGACAGCTGACGCTGATCCTGGCGACAACTACAGCAGTGAACTATTCACCGCTTGGGGCCTTCCTGCTGATGGCCCCTATGAACTTCTATGCTCTCGCTACACTCGCCATGGTCTTCTTCTTCGCCTGGACGAATGTCGATTTCTTCACCATGAAGAAACACGAAAGACGGGCAGAGGAAACAGGCCAGCTGTTCGATCCTGAAAAAGAGATACCGGGACAGTTGAAAGACGAGTTTCCCGAGCATGCCCACGGTCATGTGCGCGATCTAGTCGCCCCGATTGTCACACTGGTGGCCGTCACTCTGACAGCGATGATCGTGACGGGATTCCGGATCGGCGGGGAACTCAACCTCTGGACGATTTTCGAAAATACGGATGTACCTCTGTCACTGGTCTTCGGCGGTGCTGCCGGCATACTTGCAGCGATCATCCTGTACGCCGCACAGTTCAAGGTGAATGAGACCGCTTCCGCCGGCCTGATCGGCAGAGCGTTCGTCAGCGGTGTGAAAGCGATGCTGCCGGCTGTGCTGATCCTGATCCTGGCCTGGTCGCTGACGCATCTCATCGACCTCCTGGAGACTGGGCTGTTCCTGTCCGAAGCCGTCTCGAAGTCGAATATTCCCGTCGGCTTCCTGCCGGTCGTATTGTTTGTCCTGGCCGGCCTGATGGCATTCTCGACAGGCACGTCGTGGGGGTCGTTCGGAATCCTGCTGCCGATAGCAGGGACGATCATGGTGAATGCTGCACCTGAGCTGCTTCTGCCGGCGCTGTCTGCAGTGCTTGCGGGCGCAGTGTTCGGTGACCATTGTTCGCCGATCTCCGATACGACGATCCTGTCGTCCACAGGGGCTGGCAGCAACCATATCGACCATGTTGCCACACAGCTGCCGTATGCACTTGTCGCAGCGGGGATTGCAACAGGAGGGTATATCGTGCTCGGTCTGACCGGTTCGATCTGGATAGGCCTCATCGCTGTCGTGATCATCCTTGCAGTCCTGTTCACTTTCTGGACGATGCGGTCCCGTCAGAATGCAGTGGCTCCTGCAGCTGAATAA
- a CDS encoding ABC transporter substrate-binding protein — protein sequence MKFKRAWSLLAAMTLGVGLLAGCSDGDGDKGSASGSKDGGDIKVGVNLELSGAVASYGTSEADGIQLAVDEINDDGGIDGQKIKLVKIDNKSDAAEATNAAIKLTTQENVSVIIGAATSGATVAQAQIANDNKTPLISPSGTSPTVTVNEKGDVNEYVFRTSFIDPFQGTVAANFAYNDLGVKNVAIYADNSSDYSKGLAASFKEDFEKAGGKVIAEESYVAKDSDFRSTLTRIKSANPEFIFIPGYYEEVGLIVKQAREMGIDVPLMGADGWDSPTLLDLAGADALNNTFTTNHYSADDPDGAVKAFNDKFNEKYGKSPDAFNALGYDTVYLLKDAIERAGSADSTKIKEALEKTDGLDLVTGTYSVDENHHPVKSATILEYKDGEQVFNTKVNP from the coding sequence ATGAAATTCAAAAGAGCATGGAGTTTACTGGCAGCAATGACGCTTGGCGTCGGTCTCCTGGCCGGCTGTTCAGACGGAGACGGAGATAAGGGCAGCGCTTCCGGTTCGAAAGACGGCGGCGACATCAAGGTAGGTGTGAACCTGGAATTGTCGGGAGCGGTCGCCTCGTATGGGACATCCGAAGCGGACGGCATCCAGCTGGCGGTCGATGAAATCAACGACGACGGCGGAATCGACGGCCAAAAGATCAAGCTCGTCAAAATCGATAACAAGTCCGATGCTGCGGAAGCAACGAACGCAGCTATCAAACTGACAACACAGGAAAACGTATCCGTCATCATCGGGGCTGCAACGAGCGGTGCGACAGTCGCACAGGCACAGATCGCCAATGACAATAAGACACCGCTCATCAGTCCGTCCGGCACAAGCCCGACCGTCACGGTCAATGAAAAGGGCGACGTGAACGAATATGTTTTCCGGACATCGTTCATCGATCCTTTCCAGGGGACTGTCGCAGCGAACTTCGCATATAACGACTTAGGCGTGAAGAATGTCGCCATCTATGCGGACAACTCGAGCGACTATTCGAAAGGCCTGGCCGCTTCATTCAAAGAGGACTTTGAGAAGGCTGGCGGGAAAGTGATCGCGGAAGAGTCCTATGTAGCGAAAGACTCGGACTTCCGTTCGACACTGACACGTATCAAATCCGCGAACCCTGAATTCATCTTCATCCCGGGCTATTACGAAGAAGTCGGACTGATCGTCAAGCAGGCGCGTGAAATGGGCATCGACGTTCCGCTCATGGGCGCCGATGGCTGGGATTCTCCGACACTGCTGGATCTGGCAGGCGCGGATGCGCTCAACAATACATTCACGACGAACCACTACTCAGCTGATGACCCGGATGGAGCCGTAAAAGCATTCAACGATAAGTTCAATGAGAAATACGGCAAGTCCCCGGATGCCTTCAATGCGCTCGGCTATGATACGGTGTACCTGCTGAAAGATGCAATTGAGCGGGCAGGCAGCGCAGATTCCACGAAAATCAAAGAGGCACTCGAAAAGACGGACGGACTGGATCTCGTAACCGGTACGTATTCCGTCGATGAAAATCACCATCCTGTCAAATCGGCCACCATCCTTGAATACAAAGATGGCGAGCAAGTGTTCAATACGAAGGTGAATCCGTAA
- a CDS encoding branched-chain amino acid ABC transporter permease: protein MEWLQQLINGISLGSIYALIALGYTMVYGIIKLINFAHGEVFMIGAFIGYISITGWGLSFFPALLLSMAICAVIGVIIERVAYKRLRNATRIAALITAIGVSLLIQNGVIYIRGAQPAAYPEVFANKTFNLFGAQISTQAILILSVSVVLMIILQFVVHKTKIGKAMRAVSYDAEAAKLMGINVDNTISATFAIGSALAGAAGVIFGIYYTKIDPLMGVIPGLKAFVAAVLGGIGIIPGAVAGGLVLGVVETVVSALGFSLWRDAAAFIILILILIFKPSGIFGKHTREKV, encoded by the coding sequence ATGGAATGGCTGCAGCAGCTCATCAACGGCATTTCGTTAGGCAGTATCTATGCGCTTATTGCGCTCGGCTATACGATGGTGTACGGCATTATCAAGCTGATCAACTTCGCGCACGGCGAAGTGTTCATGATCGGCGCATTCATCGGTTACATTTCTATTACCGGATGGGGCCTGAGCTTCTTTCCGGCACTGCTCCTGTCGATGGCGATCTGTGCGGTGATTGGCGTCATCATAGAACGTGTCGCGTATAAGCGTCTGCGAAACGCAACACGGATTGCGGCGCTCATCACGGCGATCGGCGTGTCCCTGCTCATTCAGAACGGAGTGATCTACATCCGGGGCGCACAGCCTGCTGCATACCCGGAAGTGTTCGCGAATAAGACATTCAATTTGTTCGGCGCACAGATCAGTACACAGGCGATCCTGATTCTGTCAGTCTCTGTTGTCCTGATGATCATCTTGCAGTTCGTTGTACATAAGACCAAGATCGGGAAAGCGATGCGCGCTGTCTCCTACGATGCGGAAGCTGCAAAACTGATGGGCATCAACGTGGATAACACGATTTCCGCAACGTTTGCGATCGGATCGGCGCTTGCCGGCGCGGCAGGTGTCATCTTCGGAATCTATTACACGAAGATCGATCCGCTGATGGGTGTTATCCCGGGTTTGAAGGCGTTTGTCGCTGCGGTGCTCGGAGGGATCGGCATCATCCCGGGTGCTGTCGCAGGCGGACTTGTCCTCGGTGTCGTGGAAACGGTTGTCAGCGCGCTCGGGTTCTCCCTGTGGCGCGATGCGGCGGCCTTCATCATCCTGATTCTGATCCTGATCTTCAAGCCTTCCGGCATCTTCGGCAAACACACAAGAGAGAAAGTGTAG
- a CDS encoding branched-chain amino acid ABC transporter permease, whose product MKKSKQFWVFAGLAIVFYAAVQFAISGGFLNNFYSNTLIFMGINIMLAVSLHLVIGITGQFSLGHAGFLAVGAYVAAIMTMKLDLPFVAAILIGGIAAALAGLVVGIPSLRLRGDYLAIATLGFAEIIRIVFLNIDYVGGAAGMQVTHLTTWTYTFICLFVTILVIVNFTNSRHGRACIAVRENEIAADAMGINTTYYKVLAFAIGSFFAGVAGALYAHNFYIIQPANFGFLKSIDILIYVVLGGLGSLSGAIVATILLTVVSTFLQDFPETRMILYSLVLIIVMLYRPKGLMGKLEFTDYLKMWMRPKGGRQHEQ is encoded by the coding sequence ATGAAAAAATCTAAGCAGTTCTGGGTGTTTGCCGGACTGGCGATCGTCTTCTATGCGGCTGTCCAGTTTGCGATCAGCGGAGGCTTCCTGAATAATTTCTACTCCAATACACTTATCTTCATGGGAATAAATATCATGCTTGCGGTCAGCCTGCACCTCGTCATCGGTATCACCGGACAGTTTTCCCTCGGCCATGCGGGATTCCTGGCGGTCGGCGCGTACGTCGCCGCGATCATGACGATGAAACTCGACCTGCCGTTCGTCGCTGCCATCCTGATCGGCGGCATCGCCGCAGCGCTTGCCGGGCTCGTCGTCGGGATTCCGAGTCTGCGTCTGCGCGGAGACTATCTGGCCATCGCCACGCTCGGGTTCGCGGAGATCATCCGGATCGTGTTCCTCAACATCGATTACGTCGGCGGCGCGGCCGGAATGCAGGTCACCCACCTGACGACGTGGACCTATACATTCATCTGCCTCTTCGTGACGATCCTCGTCATCGTGAACTTCACAAATTCCAGGCATGGGCGGGCCTGCATCGCAGTAAGGGAAAATGAAATCGCCGCTGACGCGATGGGCATCAACACGACGTACTACAAGGTACTCGCATTTGCAATCGGCTCGTTCTTTGCAGGCGTGGCAGGTGCGCTCTATGCGCATAACTTCTATATTATCCAGCCAGCGAACTTCGGGTTCCTGAAATCGATCGATATTCTGATCTATGTCGTGCTGGGCGGTCTTGGCAGTCTGTCAGGGGCGATCGTGGCAACTATCCTGCTGACGGTCGTCTCGACATTCCTGCAGGATTTCCCGGAAACCCGGATGATCCTTTACAGTCTCGTTCTGATCATCGTCATGCTCTACCGGCCGAAAGGGCTGATGGGCAAGCTGGAATTCACCGATTACTTGAAGATGTGGATGCGGCCGAAGGGAGGACGACAGCATGAGCAGTGA